Proteins from a single region of Camelus ferus isolate YT-003-E chromosome 23, BCGSAC_Cfer_1.0, whole genome shotgun sequence:
- the EXO1 gene encoding exonuclease 1 isoform X1 gives MGIQGLLQFIKEASEPIHVRKYKGQVVAVDTYCWLHKGAVACAEKLAKGEPTDKYVGFCMKFVNMLLSHGIKPVLVFDGCTLPSKKEVEKSRRERRQANLLKGKQLLREGKVSEARECFSRSINITHAMAHNVIKAARSQGVDCLVAPYEADAQLAYLNKAGIVQAIITEDSDLLAFGCKKVILKMDQFGNGLEIDQSRLGMCKQLGDVFTEEKFRYMCILSGCDYLSSLRGIGLAKACKVLRLANNPDIVKVIKKIGHYLKMNITVPEDYIKGFIRANNTFLYQLVFDPIKRKLIPLNAYEDDIDPETLSYAGQYVDDSTALQIALGNKDINTFEQIDDFNPDTAMPAQSRSRSWNDKACQKSSNINSIWHRNYCPRLELDIVADATRLKENPSTVGIEQVISTKGLNLLRKSPIVKRPRSEELSEDDLLGQYSTSKKTKKNSCEVSKSLNSSDLFMPDLVNGTTNKKSLSTPPTTRNKFATFLKRKNEESGAVMVPGTRSRFFCNSLDSTDCVSKKASSQPLDETAVADKETNGNESDCVDGTVLADTSVAHNSSEQTADDVTVIAADSQSLKTSRFTRTISPPTLGTLRSCFSWSGSLRDFSRTPSPSPSTALQQFRRKSDSPASLPERNDWCDVSQLKSDESGDESYPLHEVGWSSQSQESMELSPHNLSATKLSQPSSKDSDSEESDCNLKSLDNQGNQKSKLHLFHFSKKDTPLRNKVPGLYKSSSVDNLSTTKIKSSVPARVSGLSRKPTSIHKRNHYNAENKPGLQIKINELWKNFVFKKDSEKLPSCKKPDPLSPVKDNIQLTPEAEDDIFNNSECLRVQRAIFP, from the exons ATGGGGATCCAAGGATTACTGCAATTTATCAAAGAAGCTTCTGAACCTATCCACGTGAGGAAGTATAAGGGACAGGTAGTAGCGGTGGATACATATTGCTGGCTTCACAAAGGTGCTGTTGCTTGTGCTGAAAAACTAGCCAAAGGTGAACCTACCGATAA GTATGTAGGATTTTGTATGAAATTTGTAAATATGTTGCTGTCTCATGGGATCAAGCCTGTCCTGGTTTTTGATGGATGTACTTTACCTTCTAAAAAGGAAGTGGAGAAGTCTAGAAGAGA AAGAAGACAAGCCAATCTTCTTAAGGGAAAGCAGCTTCTTCGTGAGGGGAAGGTCTCAGAAGCCAGAGAGTGTTTCAGCCGTTCTATCAATATCACACATGCTATGGCCCACAACGTAATTAAA GCTGCTCGGTCTCAGGGAGTAGATTGCCTCGTGGCCCCATACGAAGCAGATGCGCAGTTGGCCTATCTCAACAAGGCCGGGATTGTACAAGCTATAATTACAGAGGACTCCGATCTCCTCGCTTTTGGCTGTAAAAAG gtgattttaaaaatggaccaGTTTGGAAATGGACTAGAAATTGATCAGTCTCGGCTAGGAATGTGCAAACAGCTTGGGGATGTGTTCACAGAAGAGAAATTCCGTTATATGTGCATTCTTTCAGGCTGTGACTATCTCTCATCCCTGCGTGGGATTGGCTTAGCCAAGGCCTGCAAAGTACTAAGACTAGCCAACAATCCAGATATTGTGAAG GTTATCAAGAAAATTGGACATTATCTCAAGATGAATATAACAGTACCAGAAGATTACATCAAAGGGTTTATTCGAGCCAACAATACCTTCCTCTATCAGCTAGTTTTTGATCCCATCAAAAGGAAACTTATTCCTTTGAATGCCTATGAAGATGACATTGACCCTGAAACACTGAGCTATGCTGGGCA GTATGTTGATGATTCTACAGCTCTTCAAATAGCACTtggaaataaagatataaatactTTTGAACAGATTGATGACTTCAATCCAGACACTGCCATG CCTGCCCAATCAAGAAGTCGTAGTTGGAATGACAAAGCATGTCAAAAGTCATCTAATATTAATAGCATTTGGCACAGGAATTATTGCCCTAGACTTGAGCTGGATATTGTTGCAGATGCTACAAGACTGAAAGAAAATCCAAGTACTGTAGGCATTGAACAAGTGATTAGTACTAAAGGGTTAAATCTTCTGAGGAAGTCACCCATTGTGAAAAGACCAAGAAGTg aagaGCTGTCAGAAGATGACCTCTTGGGTCAATATTCTACTTCAAAGAAGACCAAGAAAAATAGTTGTGAAGTTAGTAAGTCATTGAACTCTTCCGACTTGTTTATGCCTGACCTGGTAAACGGAACTACTAATAAAAAAAGCTTAAGTACACCACCTACAACAAGAAACAAATTcgcaacatttttaaagagaaaaaatgaagaaagtggtGCTGTCATGGTTCCAGGGACCAGAAGCAG GTTTTTTTGCAATTCTCTGGATTCTACTGACTGTGTGTCAAAGAAAGCAAGCAGCCAGCCTCTGGATGAAACCGCTGTCGCAGATAAAGAGACCAATGGAAATGAGTCAGACTGTGTAGATGGCACGGTGTTGGCTGACACCAGTGTAGCACATAATTCAAGTGAGCAGACTGCAGATGATGTGACCGTGATTGCCGCAGACTCTCAGTCTTTGAAAACCAGCAGATTCACAAGGACCATCTCACCACCCACTCTTGGGACACTGAGAAGTTGTTTTAGTTGGTCTGGAAGTCTTAGAGATTTTTCAAGAACACCAAGCCCCTCTCCAAGCACAGCACTGCAGCAGTTCCGTAGAAAGAGCGATTCTCCCGCCTCTCTGCCTGAGCGTAACGACTGGTGTGATGTGTCTCAGCTGAAGAGTGATGAGTCCGGTGATGAATCTTACCCCTTACATGAAGTGGGCTGGTCTTCTCAGTCTCAGGAAAGCATGGAATTATCGCCACACAATTTAAGTGCAACTAAACTTTCTCAGCCTTCCAGTAAGGATTCAGATTCAGAG GAATCTGATTGCAATCTTAAATCACTTGATAATCAAGGTAATCAGAAATCCAAGCTACACTTATTTCATTTTTCGAAAAAAGACACGCCTCTAAGGAACAAG GTTCCTGGGCTGTATAAATCTAGTTCTGTGGACAACCTTTCTACAACCAAGATCAAATCCTCAGTACCTGCCAGAGTCAGTGGGCTGAGCAGGAAGCCAACAAGCATCCATAAGAGGAATCATTATAATGCCGAGAACAAGCCAGGATTGCagataaaaatcaatgaactctggaaaaattttgtatttaaaaa AGATTCTGAAAAGCTTCCTTCTTGTAAGAAGCCAGATCCCCTGTCTCCAGTAAAAGATAACATCCAACTAACTCCAGAAGCAGAAGACGATATATTTAACAATTCCGAATGTCTGCGTGTTCAGAGAGCAATATTTCCATAA
- the EXO1 gene encoding exonuclease 1 isoform X4, whose product MKFVNMLLSHGIKPVLVFDGCTLPSKKEVEKSRRERRQANLLKGKQLLREGKVSEARECFSRSINITHAMAHNVIKAARSQGVDCLVAPYEADAQLAYLNKAGIVQAIITEDSDLLAFGCKKVILKMDQFGNGLEIDQSRLGMCKQLGDVFTEEKFRYMCILSGCDYLSSLRGIGLAKACKVLRLANNPDIVKVIKKIGHYLKMNITVPEDYIKGFIRANNTFLYQLVFDPIKRKLIPLNAYEDDIDPETLSYAGQYVDDSTALQIALGNKDINTFEQIDDFNPDTAMPAQSRSRSWNDKACQKSSNINSIWHRNYCPRLELDIVADATRLKENPSTVGIEQVISTKGLNLLRKSPIVKRPRSEELSEDDLLGQYSTSKKTKKNSCEVSKSLNSSDLFMPDLVNGTTNKKSLSTPPTTRNKFATFLKRKNEESGAVMVPGTRSRFFCNSLDSTDCVSKKASSQPLDETAVADKETNGNESDCVDGTVLADTSVAHNSSEQTADDVTVIAADSQSLKTSRFTRTISPPTLGTLRSCFSWSGSLRDFSRTPSPSPSTALQQFRRKSDSPASLPERNDWCDVSQLKSDESGDESYPLHEVGWSSQSQESMELSPHNLSATKLSQPSSKDSDSEESDCNLKSLDNQGNQKSKLHLFHFSKKDTPLRNKVPGLYKSSSVDNLSTTKIKSSVPARVSGLSRKPTSIHKRNHYNAENKPGLQIKINELWKNFVFKKDSEKLPSCKKPDPLSPVKDNIQLTPEAEDDIFNNSECLRVQRAIFP is encoded by the exons ATGAAATTTGTAAATATGTTGCTGTCTCATGGGATCAAGCCTGTCCTGGTTTTTGATGGATGTACTTTACCTTCTAAAAAGGAAGTGGAGAAGTCTAGAAGAGA AAGAAGACAAGCCAATCTTCTTAAGGGAAAGCAGCTTCTTCGTGAGGGGAAGGTCTCAGAAGCCAGAGAGTGTTTCAGCCGTTCTATCAATATCACACATGCTATGGCCCACAACGTAATTAAA GCTGCTCGGTCTCAGGGAGTAGATTGCCTCGTGGCCCCATACGAAGCAGATGCGCAGTTGGCCTATCTCAACAAGGCCGGGATTGTACAAGCTATAATTACAGAGGACTCCGATCTCCTCGCTTTTGGCTGTAAAAAG gtgattttaaaaatggaccaGTTTGGAAATGGACTAGAAATTGATCAGTCTCGGCTAGGAATGTGCAAACAGCTTGGGGATGTGTTCACAGAAGAGAAATTCCGTTATATGTGCATTCTTTCAGGCTGTGACTATCTCTCATCCCTGCGTGGGATTGGCTTAGCCAAGGCCTGCAAAGTACTAAGACTAGCCAACAATCCAGATATTGTGAAG GTTATCAAGAAAATTGGACATTATCTCAAGATGAATATAACAGTACCAGAAGATTACATCAAAGGGTTTATTCGAGCCAACAATACCTTCCTCTATCAGCTAGTTTTTGATCCCATCAAAAGGAAACTTATTCCTTTGAATGCCTATGAAGATGACATTGACCCTGAAACACTGAGCTATGCTGGGCA GTATGTTGATGATTCTACAGCTCTTCAAATAGCACTtggaaataaagatataaatactTTTGAACAGATTGATGACTTCAATCCAGACACTGCCATG CCTGCCCAATCAAGAAGTCGTAGTTGGAATGACAAAGCATGTCAAAAGTCATCTAATATTAATAGCATTTGGCACAGGAATTATTGCCCTAGACTTGAGCTGGATATTGTTGCAGATGCTACAAGACTGAAAGAAAATCCAAGTACTGTAGGCATTGAACAAGTGATTAGTACTAAAGGGTTAAATCTTCTGAGGAAGTCACCCATTGTGAAAAGACCAAGAAGTg aagaGCTGTCAGAAGATGACCTCTTGGGTCAATATTCTACTTCAAAGAAGACCAAGAAAAATAGTTGTGAAGTTAGTAAGTCATTGAACTCTTCCGACTTGTTTATGCCTGACCTGGTAAACGGAACTACTAATAAAAAAAGCTTAAGTACACCACCTACAACAAGAAACAAATTcgcaacatttttaaagagaaaaaatgaagaaagtggtGCTGTCATGGTTCCAGGGACCAGAAGCAG GTTTTTTTGCAATTCTCTGGATTCTACTGACTGTGTGTCAAAGAAAGCAAGCAGCCAGCCTCTGGATGAAACCGCTGTCGCAGATAAAGAGACCAATGGAAATGAGTCAGACTGTGTAGATGGCACGGTGTTGGCTGACACCAGTGTAGCACATAATTCAAGTGAGCAGACTGCAGATGATGTGACCGTGATTGCCGCAGACTCTCAGTCTTTGAAAACCAGCAGATTCACAAGGACCATCTCACCACCCACTCTTGGGACACTGAGAAGTTGTTTTAGTTGGTCTGGAAGTCTTAGAGATTTTTCAAGAACACCAAGCCCCTCTCCAAGCACAGCACTGCAGCAGTTCCGTAGAAAGAGCGATTCTCCCGCCTCTCTGCCTGAGCGTAACGACTGGTGTGATGTGTCTCAGCTGAAGAGTGATGAGTCCGGTGATGAATCTTACCCCTTACATGAAGTGGGCTGGTCTTCTCAGTCTCAGGAAAGCATGGAATTATCGCCACACAATTTAAGTGCAACTAAACTTTCTCAGCCTTCCAGTAAGGATTCAGATTCAGAG GAATCTGATTGCAATCTTAAATCACTTGATAATCAAGGTAATCAGAAATCCAAGCTACACTTATTTCATTTTTCGAAAAAAGACACGCCTCTAAGGAACAAG GTTCCTGGGCTGTATAAATCTAGTTCTGTGGACAACCTTTCTACAACCAAGATCAAATCCTCAGTACCTGCCAGAGTCAGTGGGCTGAGCAGGAAGCCAACAAGCATCCATAAGAGGAATCATTATAATGCCGAGAACAAGCCAGGATTGCagataaaaatcaatgaactctggaaaaattttgtatttaaaaa AGATTCTGAAAAGCTTCCTTCTTGTAAGAAGCCAGATCCCCTGTCTCCAGTAAAAGATAACATCCAACTAACTCCAGAAGCAGAAGACGATATATTTAACAATTCCGAATGTCTGCGTGTTCAGAGAGCAATATTTCCATAA
- the EXO1 gene encoding exonuclease 1 isoform X2: MGIQGLLQFIKEASEPIHVRKYKGQVVAVDTYCWLHKGAVACAEKLAKGEPTDKYVGFCMKFVNMLLSHGIKPVLVFDGCTLPSKKEVEKSRRERRQANLLKGKQLLREGKVSEARECFSRSINITHAMAHNVIKAARSQGVDCLVAPYEADAQLAYLNKAGIVQAIITEDSDLLAFGCKKVILKMDQFGNGLEIDQSRLGMCKQLGDVFTEEKFRYMCILSGCDYLSSLRGIGLAKACKVLRLANNPDIVKVIKKIGHYLKMNITVPEDYIKGFIRANNTFLYQLVFDPIKRKLIPLNAYEDDIDPETLSYAGQYVDDSTALQIALGNKDINTFEQIDDFNPDTAMPAQSRSRSWNDKACQKSSNINSIWHRNYCPRLELDIVADATRLKENPSTVGIEQVISTKGLNLLRKSPIVKRPRSELSEDDLLGQYSTSKKTKKNSCEVSKSLNSSDLFMPDLVNGTTNKKSLSTPPTTRNKFATFLKRKNEESGAVMVPGTRSRFFCNSLDSTDCVSKKASSQPLDETAVADKETNGNESDCVDGTVLADTSVAHNSSEQTADDVTVIAADSQSLKTSRFTRTISPPTLGTLRSCFSWSGSLRDFSRTPSPSPSTALQQFRRKSDSPASLPERNDWCDVSQLKSDESGDESYPLHEVGWSSQSQESMELSPHNLSATKLSQPSSKDSDSEESDCNLKSLDNQGNQKSKLHLFHFSKKDTPLRNKVPGLYKSSSVDNLSTTKIKSSVPARVSGLSRKPTSIHKRNHYNAENKPGLQIKINELWKNFVFKKDSEKLPSCKKPDPLSPVKDNIQLTPEAEDDIFNNSECLRVQRAIFP; the protein is encoded by the exons ATGGGGATCCAAGGATTACTGCAATTTATCAAAGAAGCTTCTGAACCTATCCACGTGAGGAAGTATAAGGGACAGGTAGTAGCGGTGGATACATATTGCTGGCTTCACAAAGGTGCTGTTGCTTGTGCTGAAAAACTAGCCAAAGGTGAACCTACCGATAA GTATGTAGGATTTTGTATGAAATTTGTAAATATGTTGCTGTCTCATGGGATCAAGCCTGTCCTGGTTTTTGATGGATGTACTTTACCTTCTAAAAAGGAAGTGGAGAAGTCTAGAAGAGA AAGAAGACAAGCCAATCTTCTTAAGGGAAAGCAGCTTCTTCGTGAGGGGAAGGTCTCAGAAGCCAGAGAGTGTTTCAGCCGTTCTATCAATATCACACATGCTATGGCCCACAACGTAATTAAA GCTGCTCGGTCTCAGGGAGTAGATTGCCTCGTGGCCCCATACGAAGCAGATGCGCAGTTGGCCTATCTCAACAAGGCCGGGATTGTACAAGCTATAATTACAGAGGACTCCGATCTCCTCGCTTTTGGCTGTAAAAAG gtgattttaaaaatggaccaGTTTGGAAATGGACTAGAAATTGATCAGTCTCGGCTAGGAATGTGCAAACAGCTTGGGGATGTGTTCACAGAAGAGAAATTCCGTTATATGTGCATTCTTTCAGGCTGTGACTATCTCTCATCCCTGCGTGGGATTGGCTTAGCCAAGGCCTGCAAAGTACTAAGACTAGCCAACAATCCAGATATTGTGAAG GTTATCAAGAAAATTGGACATTATCTCAAGATGAATATAACAGTACCAGAAGATTACATCAAAGGGTTTATTCGAGCCAACAATACCTTCCTCTATCAGCTAGTTTTTGATCCCATCAAAAGGAAACTTATTCCTTTGAATGCCTATGAAGATGACATTGACCCTGAAACACTGAGCTATGCTGGGCA GTATGTTGATGATTCTACAGCTCTTCAAATAGCACTtggaaataaagatataaatactTTTGAACAGATTGATGACTTCAATCCAGACACTGCCATG CCTGCCCAATCAAGAAGTCGTAGTTGGAATGACAAAGCATGTCAAAAGTCATCTAATATTAATAGCATTTGGCACAGGAATTATTGCCCTAGACTTGAGCTGGATATTGTTGCAGATGCTACAAGACTGAAAGAAAATCCAAGTACTGTAGGCATTGAACAAGTGATTAGTACTAAAGGGTTAAATCTTCTGAGGAAGTCACCCATTGTGAAAAGACCAAGAAGTg aGCTGTCAGAAGATGACCTCTTGGGTCAATATTCTACTTCAAAGAAGACCAAGAAAAATAGTTGTGAAGTTAGTAAGTCATTGAACTCTTCCGACTTGTTTATGCCTGACCTGGTAAACGGAACTACTAATAAAAAAAGCTTAAGTACACCACCTACAACAAGAAACAAATTcgcaacatttttaaagagaaaaaatgaagaaagtggtGCTGTCATGGTTCCAGGGACCAGAAGCAG GTTTTTTTGCAATTCTCTGGATTCTACTGACTGTGTGTCAAAGAAAGCAAGCAGCCAGCCTCTGGATGAAACCGCTGTCGCAGATAAAGAGACCAATGGAAATGAGTCAGACTGTGTAGATGGCACGGTGTTGGCTGACACCAGTGTAGCACATAATTCAAGTGAGCAGACTGCAGATGATGTGACCGTGATTGCCGCAGACTCTCAGTCTTTGAAAACCAGCAGATTCACAAGGACCATCTCACCACCCACTCTTGGGACACTGAGAAGTTGTTTTAGTTGGTCTGGAAGTCTTAGAGATTTTTCAAGAACACCAAGCCCCTCTCCAAGCACAGCACTGCAGCAGTTCCGTAGAAAGAGCGATTCTCCCGCCTCTCTGCCTGAGCGTAACGACTGGTGTGATGTGTCTCAGCTGAAGAGTGATGAGTCCGGTGATGAATCTTACCCCTTACATGAAGTGGGCTGGTCTTCTCAGTCTCAGGAAAGCATGGAATTATCGCCACACAATTTAAGTGCAACTAAACTTTCTCAGCCTTCCAGTAAGGATTCAGATTCAGAG GAATCTGATTGCAATCTTAAATCACTTGATAATCAAGGTAATCAGAAATCCAAGCTACACTTATTTCATTTTTCGAAAAAAGACACGCCTCTAAGGAACAAG GTTCCTGGGCTGTATAAATCTAGTTCTGTGGACAACCTTTCTACAACCAAGATCAAATCCTCAGTACCTGCCAGAGTCAGTGGGCTGAGCAGGAAGCCAACAAGCATCCATAAGAGGAATCATTATAATGCCGAGAACAAGCCAGGATTGCagataaaaatcaatgaactctggaaaaattttgtatttaaaaa AGATTCTGAAAAGCTTCCTTCTTGTAAGAAGCCAGATCCCCTGTCTCCAGTAAAAGATAACATCCAACTAACTCCAGAAGCAGAAGACGATATATTTAACAATTCCGAATGTCTGCGTGTTCAGAGAGCAATATTTCCATAA
- the EXO1 gene encoding exonuclease 1 isoform X3, with the protein MGIQGLLQFIKEASEPIHVRKYKGQVVAVDTYCWLHKGAVACAEKLAKGEPTDKYVGFCMKFVNMLLSHGIKPVLVFDGCTLPSKKEVEKSRRERRQANLLKGKQLLREGKVSEARECFSRSINITHAMAHNVIKAARSQGVDCLVAPYEADAQLAYLNKAGIVQAIITEDSDLLAFGCKKVILKMDQFGNGLEIDQSRLGMCKQLGDVFTEEKFRYMCILSGCDYLSSLRGIGLAKACKVLRLANNPDIVKVIKKIGHYLKMNITVPEDYIKGFIRANNTFLYQLVFDPIKRKLIPLNAYEDDIDPETLSYAGQYVDDSTALQIALGNKDINTFEQIDDFNPDTAMPAQSRSRSWNDKACQKSSNINSIWHRNYCPRLELDIVADATRLKENPSTVGIEQVISTKGLNLLRKSPIVKRPRSEELSEDDLLGQYSTSKKTKKNSCEVSKSLNSSDLFMPDLVNGTTNKKSLSTPPTTRNKFATFLKRKNEESGAVMVPGTRSRFFCNSLDSTDCVSKKASSQPLDETAVADKETNGNESDCVDGTVLADTSVAHNSSEQTADDVTVIAADSQSLKTSRFTRTISPPTLGTLRSCFSWSGSLRDFSRTPSPSPSTALQQFRRKSDSPASLPERNDWCDVSQLKSDESGDESYPLHEVGWSSQSQESMELSPHNLSATKLSQPSSKDSDSEESDCNLKSLDNQGNQKSKLHLFHFSKKDTPLRNKVPGLYKSSSVDNLSTTKIKSSVPARVSGLSRKPTSIHKRNHYNAENKPGLQIKINELWKNFVFKK; encoded by the exons ATGGGGATCCAAGGATTACTGCAATTTATCAAAGAAGCTTCTGAACCTATCCACGTGAGGAAGTATAAGGGACAGGTAGTAGCGGTGGATACATATTGCTGGCTTCACAAAGGTGCTGTTGCTTGTGCTGAAAAACTAGCCAAAGGTGAACCTACCGATAA GTATGTAGGATTTTGTATGAAATTTGTAAATATGTTGCTGTCTCATGGGATCAAGCCTGTCCTGGTTTTTGATGGATGTACTTTACCTTCTAAAAAGGAAGTGGAGAAGTCTAGAAGAGA AAGAAGACAAGCCAATCTTCTTAAGGGAAAGCAGCTTCTTCGTGAGGGGAAGGTCTCAGAAGCCAGAGAGTGTTTCAGCCGTTCTATCAATATCACACATGCTATGGCCCACAACGTAATTAAA GCTGCTCGGTCTCAGGGAGTAGATTGCCTCGTGGCCCCATACGAAGCAGATGCGCAGTTGGCCTATCTCAACAAGGCCGGGATTGTACAAGCTATAATTACAGAGGACTCCGATCTCCTCGCTTTTGGCTGTAAAAAG gtgattttaaaaatggaccaGTTTGGAAATGGACTAGAAATTGATCAGTCTCGGCTAGGAATGTGCAAACAGCTTGGGGATGTGTTCACAGAAGAGAAATTCCGTTATATGTGCATTCTTTCAGGCTGTGACTATCTCTCATCCCTGCGTGGGATTGGCTTAGCCAAGGCCTGCAAAGTACTAAGACTAGCCAACAATCCAGATATTGTGAAG GTTATCAAGAAAATTGGACATTATCTCAAGATGAATATAACAGTACCAGAAGATTACATCAAAGGGTTTATTCGAGCCAACAATACCTTCCTCTATCAGCTAGTTTTTGATCCCATCAAAAGGAAACTTATTCCTTTGAATGCCTATGAAGATGACATTGACCCTGAAACACTGAGCTATGCTGGGCA GTATGTTGATGATTCTACAGCTCTTCAAATAGCACTtggaaataaagatataaatactTTTGAACAGATTGATGACTTCAATCCAGACACTGCCATG CCTGCCCAATCAAGAAGTCGTAGTTGGAATGACAAAGCATGTCAAAAGTCATCTAATATTAATAGCATTTGGCACAGGAATTATTGCCCTAGACTTGAGCTGGATATTGTTGCAGATGCTACAAGACTGAAAGAAAATCCAAGTACTGTAGGCATTGAACAAGTGATTAGTACTAAAGGGTTAAATCTTCTGAGGAAGTCACCCATTGTGAAAAGACCAAGAAGTg aagaGCTGTCAGAAGATGACCTCTTGGGTCAATATTCTACTTCAAAGAAGACCAAGAAAAATAGTTGTGAAGTTAGTAAGTCATTGAACTCTTCCGACTTGTTTATGCCTGACCTGGTAAACGGAACTACTAATAAAAAAAGCTTAAGTACACCACCTACAACAAGAAACAAATTcgcaacatttttaaagagaaaaaatgaagaaagtggtGCTGTCATGGTTCCAGGGACCAGAAGCAG GTTTTTTTGCAATTCTCTGGATTCTACTGACTGTGTGTCAAAGAAAGCAAGCAGCCAGCCTCTGGATGAAACCGCTGTCGCAGATAAAGAGACCAATGGAAATGAGTCAGACTGTGTAGATGGCACGGTGTTGGCTGACACCAGTGTAGCACATAATTCAAGTGAGCAGACTGCAGATGATGTGACCGTGATTGCCGCAGACTCTCAGTCTTTGAAAACCAGCAGATTCACAAGGACCATCTCACCACCCACTCTTGGGACACTGAGAAGTTGTTTTAGTTGGTCTGGAAGTCTTAGAGATTTTTCAAGAACACCAAGCCCCTCTCCAAGCACAGCACTGCAGCAGTTCCGTAGAAAGAGCGATTCTCCCGCCTCTCTGCCTGAGCGTAACGACTGGTGTGATGTGTCTCAGCTGAAGAGTGATGAGTCCGGTGATGAATCTTACCCCTTACATGAAGTGGGCTGGTCTTCTCAGTCTCAGGAAAGCATGGAATTATCGCCACACAATTTAAGTGCAACTAAACTTTCTCAGCCTTCCAGTAAGGATTCAGATTCAGAG GAATCTGATTGCAATCTTAAATCACTTGATAATCAAGGTAATCAGAAATCCAAGCTACACTTATTTCATTTTTCGAAAAAAGACACGCCTCTAAGGAACAAG GTTCCTGGGCTGTATAAATCTAGTTCTGTGGACAACCTTTCTACAACCAAGATCAAATCCTCAGTACCTGCCAGAGTCAGTGGGCTGAGCAGGAAGCCAACAAGCATCCATAAGAGGAATCATTATAATGCCGAGAACAAGCCAGGATTGCagataaaaatcaatgaactctggaaaaattttgtatttaaaaagtga